The Streptomyces sp. 11x1 genomic sequence GGGGAAGTTCTACAGCGGGTGCGCGGCGCCGACCAGGCCTGTCACGGGTCCGATGCTGCCCGTCCCTGACCGTTTCGGGTGGCCACCGCCCGTGGCGGACCTGGGGCGGACGTGGCATCGGGCAACGGGCGTGCCCGAATGCGGGAGCGGGCGGGCCCGTTCGGTGCCCGCCCGCTCCTTCCGTACGTCATATGGCCCTACCCGTACGACGTACGAACCCAGAACCCTTGACAACCCGTGACAACTTTTGGGTCCTCGCCGGTCCGGTCAGTACGGCCAGATCGGGGGATCGTTGACGAAGTGGCCGCCGAGGTTGGCGTGGGCCTCGTTCCCCGGGGACAGCTCGCCCTGTTCGGCGATGAGCTTCTCGGCGTACGGCTCGGAGTCGTCCTGCGGTTCGTAGCCGAGGGCGCGGGCGGTGGAGAGGTCCCACCACAGGCGGGTGTTGGCGGAGGAGCCGTAGACGACGGTGTGGCCGACGTGCTCGGCGGTCAGGGCCGCGTGGAAGAGGCGGGCGCCGTCGGCCGGGCTCATCCACAGGGAGAGCATGCGGACGCTGGTGGGTTCGGGGAAGCAGGAGCCGATGCGCACCGAGACCGTCTCCAGGCCGTGCTTGTCCCAGTAGAGCTGGGCCAGGTCCTCGCCGAAGGACTTGGACAGGCCGTAGAAGGTGTCGGGCCGGTGCGGGGTGTCGATCGGGATCAGCGGGTCGCCGTCCCGGGGGCGGGGGGTGAAGCCCACCGCGTGGTTGGAGGAGGCGAACACGATCCGGGGCACGCCCTCCGCGCGCGCGGCCTCGTACAGGTGGTAGGTCCCCTCGATGTTGGCCTTGAGGATCTTCTCGAAGGAGGCTTCCAGCGAGATGCCCGCGAGGTGGATGATCGCGTCGACGCCCCGTACGGCCTCGCGCACGGCCTCCCGGTCGGCGAGGTCGGCCGTGATCGCGTCCGGCGCGTCCTCGACGGGCAGCAGGTCCATCAGGCGCAGTTCGTAGCCGTATGCCGGGAGCAGGTCCCGCATCAGGGTGCCGAGGCCACCGGCGGCGCCGGTGAGCAGAACGGTGCGGGGAGCGGGCATCCGTGGATCCTCCTTGCATCGCCAGCCGTGCACATGGGCGTCCGATATTCACATTCATGGACACGCTAGGGAGTGCGGTCGCGGGCGTCAAGTGCGGCGCGAGGGCGGGAAATCGCTGGTGCGGCGGCGGGTGTCCGGCTTGACCGGCGTCGCGAGGGCGCCTTAGCGTGCTCTTGTTCAGAAATGTAAACACTGATCAGCGACATGGACATGCGCGTCGAAGCCGACTCGACGGTCGACTTCGGCTCGGACTTGGGAGCGCCCCGTGACGTCAGCCCCTCTCACCGCCCGGCTCAGGGTCCCCAGCGGACCGCTGTTCTTCCCCGTCACGGCCTACGGCCCGGACGGCGCGGTCGATCTCGACGCCTGCCGCGCGCACGTCCGTCAGGGCGTCGACGCCGGGGCGGCCGCCGTCTTCGTCGCCTGTGGCACCGGCGAGTTCCACGCGCTCACGCCCGAGGAGTTCCAGAGCTGCGTCCGGGCCGCCGTCGCGGAGACGGCCGGCCGGGTGCCCGTGGTGGCCGGCGCGGGCTACGGCACCGCCCTCGCCGTGCGCTACGCGCGCCTCGCCGAGGGGGCGGGCGCCGACGGCCTGCTGGCCCTGCCGCCGTACCTCGTCGTGGCCGCCCAGGAAGGGCTGCTGCGCCACTACCGGGAACTGGCCGCCGCGACCTCCCTCCCGGTCGTGGTCTACCAGCGCGACAACGCGGTCCTCACCCCGGAGACCGTCGTCGGACTGGCCCGCACGGAAGGGATCGTCGGCCTCAAGGACGGCGTCGGCGACCTGGACCTGATGACACGGATCGTCAGCGCGGTACGCGCCGAGGGCCCGGCCACCGCCGACTTCCTCTACTTCAACGGCCTGCCGACCGCCGAGCTCACCCAGCCCGCGTACCGGGGCGTCGGGGTCCCCCTGTACTCGTCGGCCGTCTTCTGCTTCGTCCCGGAGATCGCCCTCGCCTTCCACCGGGCGCTCGAAGCCGGTGACCGCGCGATCGTGGAACGGCTCCTGGACGGGTTCTACCGGCCCTTCGTCGAGCTTCGCGCCAAGGGCCGGGGCTATGCCGTGTCACTGGTCAAGGCCGGGGTACGGCTACGGGGACTGGACGTGGGCGGGGTACGGCCGCCGCTGCACGAGCCTGCCGAGGAACACGTCGAACAACTGGGCCCGTTGATCGAGCGCGGACACGCGCTGCTGGAAGAGTGCCAGGAGGACATGTGAAGGCGTCGACGTTCGTCTACCCGTGGGACGTCAACGGGGACCCGGCAGCCGCGGAACGCATCGCGGGGCTGGGCGTACGACAGGTGACGCTCGCCTCCGCGTACCACTCCACCCGCGCGCTCACCCCCCGCCACCCCCGGCAGCGTATCGTCACCGCCGAGCACGCGGCCGTGCTGTACCCGCCGGGGGCGCGCTGGGAGGGCCGGACACTGCGGCCCTACCCGGCGGGGGACTGGGCGCCGGGTGACGCGTTCGGCGAGGCGGCGACGGCACTCGCGCACGCCGGGCTGGAGGTGCACACCTGGGTCGTCCTCGCCCACAACTCCCGGCTCGGCGCCGAGCACCCCTCGACCTCCGTGGTCAACGCCTACGGCGACCGGTATCCGTGGGCCCCGTGCGTCGCGCAGGAGGCGACCCGCGAGTACCTCGTCGACCTGGCCGTGGAGGCGGCGGTCCGGCCGGGCGCCCGCGGCACGGAACTGGAGTCGCTCGGCTGGTACGGGACCTCCCACCTCCACGCCCACGACAAGACGGGTGGCGTCGGGCTCGGGGACGCCGGGCAGTACCTGATGTCGCTCTGCTTCTGCGTGACCTGCCGCGCCGGTTACGCCGACGCCGGGCAGGACCCCGAGGAGCTGGCGGCGGCCGTCCGGGACGCGCTGGAGCCGCTGTGGCGGGGGGAGGCCGTCGACGAGGGCTGGCCGGCCGTGGAGAAGCTGCTCGGCGCGGGCCGGGCGGCGGCCACGCGCGTGTGGCGCGAGGCGATCGCCCGCTCCCTCCAGGAGGCGGCGGTCGAGGCGGTACGGGCCGCCGCGCCCGCCGGGTTCCAGATCCTGCTGCACGCGGACCCGGTGACGTACCACTGCGGGGCGAACCCCGGGGTCGATCCCGCGCACATTCTCGGCGTGGCGGACGGCGTGGTCGTCCCGTGTGCGGGCGGCCCGGGACTGCTGCCGGCCTTCGCCGAGGCCGGTGCGGAGGGCGCCGTCCTGGCCGCCAACTTCGGCATCGTGTCGGGCATGGGCGGCAGCCCGGTCACCCTGGCCGAGGACGCGGGCCGCGCGGCGGAACTGGGCGCGACGGAACTCCGCCTGTATCACGCGGGCCTGGCCTCGGACCAGGACCTGACGGCGGTGAGGGAAGCGCTGACGGCGGTACGGGGAGACTGACCGCGGTGGGGTGAGCCGGGGGCCGGGTGGATTGCGGCGCGCCCTCCCGTCTCAGCGCAGCACCGCGTACGTCAGGTGGGTGACCAGGCTTGTCGGGCGGGCGGTCAGTTGTCTCAGGGGCAGTGGGGGGACGCCGTCGAAGAGTCGGGTGCCGGAGCCGAGCGTGAACGCGGCGATGTGGAGCCGTAGTTCGTCGACGAGGCCGGCGGTCAGGTACTGGTTGACGGTGGTCGCGCCGCCCATGACCGTGACATCGCCGTCGCCGGCCGCCGCGCGGGCCCGGTCCAGCGCTGCGGTGATCCCCTCGGTGACGAAGTGGAACGTGGTGCCGCCGTCCATCGGCTGCGGGTCGCGCGGGTGGTGGGTGAGGACGAACACCGGGGCGTGGAACGGCGGATCGTCGCCCCACCAGCCGTTCCACGGCCGGTCCCACGCGCCGCGCACCGGGCCGAACATATTGCGCCCCATGACGAAGGCCCCGGCGGTGTTCAACCGGTCGATCTCGGCCCGGTTCTCCTCGGGAGCGTCGAACATCCAGGCGTGCAGCGCGGCGCCGGAGCCGTCGCCGCCGTCGTCGCCGAACGGGCGTTCCTCGGTCTGGTGGTGCCCCGCCGAGTAGCCGTCGAGCGAGATCGTGATGTCGCAGATCACCTTGCCCATGCGTACAGGGTCCCCCAGGGGTCAGCGATGGCGCAGCAGAACGGCCGCGGGAAGCAGGCAGACGCCCCCCACCGACACCGCCAGGACCCGCAGGTCGATCGGTCCCACCAGGGCGGCGCCGATCGCCATGCCCACCGCTGTCGGGGCGAACAGCAGGGTCTGGGCGGTGGCCGTGGCGCGGCCCAGCAGGTGGGGTGGGGTGTCGCGCTGGACCGCGGTGAGCGTGGCGACGAGGACGCACGGCAGCCCGGCGCCGATCGCCGCGCCGCACACGAGGGCCACGGTGTCCTCCGGTGAGGCGCGCAGTGCCACGGCCACCCCTGTCAGGGCGATCCCGTACGCGGCGAAGCGGCGTTCGCCGAGGCGGCGCAGGAGGGGGCCGGTGGTCAGGCCGACGGCGATCGACCCCGCGCCCTGGGCGACGTGGAGGAGGCCGGCGTAGGCGGGGGAGCGGCCTAGGGCTTCCACCACCGCGAAGACGAGGGAGCCGTTGATGCCGGACAGCAGCATGGTCACGCCCCCGGCCAGGACGAGCGGACGCAGGCGCGCGTGGGCCAGCAGGTACCGGGCGCCTGCGGATGTGCGGCCGGTTCGGGACGAGCGGACGGTTCGAGCGGTTCGGGCGGTGGGGTCGGTTCGAGCGGTTCGGGCGGTGGGGTCGACTTCGGCGATGGGGTCGGTGCGGGTGGCGCGGCCGGCACTCTCCCGTACCGAGCCGTACAACCCCGCCGCCGCCACGAACGTCACCGCGTCCAGCAGGGCCACCGTCGCTCCGCCGTACGCCGCGTACAGGCCCGCCCCCGCCAAGGGAGCCAGCAGCTTCATGCTCTCGTTCGCCGTCATGCGCAGGCCGTTGAAGTCGCCGAGGAGGGAGGGGGCGACGGTGGTGGCGACGAGGGCCGACTCCGCCGCGTCGTGGACGACGCCCGCCGCGCCGTAGACGAGGAGGACCGCGTAGAGGAGCCACAGGTCACCCGGGGCGTCGACGGTGAAGAGGCTGAGGAGGAGGGCGGCCAGGGCGAGGTCGGTGGTGATGAGGAGGGCGCGGCGGTGGGGGCGGTCCGCCAGGGCGCCCAGCAGGGGGCCGGCCAGCAGCGGGGCCCACAGGGCGAACGCGCACAGCGCCGCCAGCGCGTCCGAGCCGGTGAGGTCCTTGACCCAGACCCCCGCGACCAGCCACAGCGCGGACGAACCCAGGCCCGAGACCACCACCGCGGCCAGATACAGCCCCGCGTCGCGGTCCCGCAGCACCCGTCCCACCGCCCACGTCGTCGATGCAGTCGATGTCATGGCTGGTGAGCGTGGTGCTAAGGACCCGGCGCACGGATCGGGCGGATGCCCTAGGAAACGTCACCGGGAAAGGTGTTTGCTCCGTCGGCGATGAGTTCTCGGGACGCCGGGGGTCTACCGAACACGAACCCCGACCCCCGACCCCCGACCCCCGAACCACGCACCACGCACGAGGACAGACCTGTGAAGGAGTACCGCATGACCGACCACGGCCCTATCCCCCTCGACCTCGGCCCGCAGACCCGCCTCGTCGCCCGGCTCGTCGCGGCCGTCCGGGACGACCAGCTCGCCGCCCCCACCCCGTGCCCCGAGTACGCGGTGCGCCACCTCCTCGGGCATCTCCTCGGCCTCGCCATCGCCTTCCGGGACGCGGGCCGCAGGGATCTGGGGCCGACGACGGACACCGACCCGCAGTCCGCGCTGCCCGACATCGGGCCCGGCTGGCGCGAGGCTCTGCCGAAGGTGCTCGACGAACTGGCGGAAGCCTGGCGGGACCCGGCCGCCTGGACGGGTGAGACCCGGGCGGGCGGGGTGTCGCTGCCGGGGGCGGTCGCCGGGGCCGTGGCGACGGACGAACTCGTCGTGCACGGCTGGGACCTCGCGCGGGCGACCGGGCAGCCGTACGAAGCCGATCCGCCGGCCCTCACCGCGACGCACGCCTTCCTGGAGGCGTCGGTCGACGACCCCTCGCGCGGCGAGATCTTCGGCCCCGTGATGCCCGTCCCGGACGACGAGCCGCTGCTCGACCGTGTGATCGGTCTGAGCGGACGCGATCCGAAGTGGAAGCCATAGCGGCAACCTTGCGAGCAACACCATGAGCAACCCACGAAAGAACGCACAAACCCGGCGCACGCCCCCGTCCGCGTCCGTACGCTCCCGAGCATGCCCCTGAGCCTCACCGTCCTCGGCACCGCCTCACCGCACCCCGGCCCGGGCAGGCCCGCCTCCGGGTACCTGCTGCGCGGCGGCGGCGCCGAGATATGGGTGGAGGCGGGCTTCGGCACGTTCGCTGAATTGCAGCGGCACACGGACCCCACCCGGCTCACGGCCATCTGGATCTCCCATCTGCACGCCGACCACAGCGCGGATCTTGTGGCCGCGCTGTACGGGTTCGCCCACGGCGGCCTCACCCTCCCGGCGCCGCTGCCGGTCTACGCGCCCGGCGACTGCGCCGCCCGCGTCGCGGGGTTCCTCGGGCGGTCGGACCCCGCCTCCCTGAACGGGGTCTTCGACTTCCGCCCCCTGTACGACGGCCACACCGTCCGGCACTGGAACCTCACGCTCACCGCCCGCGCCGTCGTCCACGACGTGGAGGCGTACGGCCTGCGGGCCGAGTGCCAGGGGCGGGTCCTCGCCTACTCGGGGGACAGCGGGCCGTGCGACGCGCTGGGCGCGCTCGCGGGCAGCGCCGACCTGTTCCTGTGCGAGGCGGACGTCGACACGCATCGCGAAGGCGAACCCCAGGTGCATCTCACCCCGGAGGAGGCGGGCCGGTACGCCAAGGGCGCCGGCCGGCTGCTGATCACCCATGTGGGGCCCACGCTCACCCCGGAGGGGGCGACCGGGCGGGCGGCGGTGGTCTTCGGCGGTCCCACCGAGAGCGCGCGGGTGGGGGACACCCACATCGTGTGACACCGGTATCGACGGTGTGGCACCCAAGATCATGTGACCGCGCGCACATCTTCTTCTGTCAGAAGCATTGACGAAGCACGGGCCCCCTCCTACCTTCAACGCGTCGTACTTCGTACGTCATATATGAGACGCGATATGTGAGATCCGAGAGCGAGAGGCGCGCATGACCTCTGTGCCCACGCCGATCCCGTCCCGCACGCAGTTCGTGCTGGAGGGGATCAAGCACCGCATCCTCACCGGGCAGCTGACGCCCGGTCAGGCCCTGGTCGAGACCGAACTGGCCGCGCAGTTCGGGGTGTCGAAGACGCCCGTGCGCGAGGCCCTGAAGACACTGGCCGGGACCGGGCTCGTCGTGATGAGCCAGTACAAGGGCGTCACGGTGCGCATGGTCGATGCGGACATGGCGCGCGAGGTCTACGACGTACGGCTGCTCCTGGAGCCGGAGGCGTTGCGCCGCTCGGTGCGGCGCGGTGCCCCGTGGGACGCGGCGAGCGACGCGCTGACCAGGGCCGACGAGGCCACGGACACCGCCGAACGCTCGCTGGTCAACCGGGAGTTCCACCGCGCGCTGTACGTACCGTGCGGCAATCCGCTGCTCGGCCGGATGCTCGACGAGGTGCGCGACCAGGCCGCCCTGGTCTCGGCCGTCGCCTGGGCCGCCGACCCCTCCTGGGAGCGGGAGGCCGCTGAGCACCGGGAGATCCTGCGGCTCGCGCTCGACGGCGACGCGGACGGCGCCGCCGCCGCGCTGTACGCGCACATCGCCTCGTTCGTCGAGCGGGCCTTCCCGGAGGCCCGAGTGGAAGCACAGGGCCCACCGGCCCCGTAAGCCCCCGAGTCCACGAGGCACGGCGGAGCCGCCCGACGCGGCGGCCACGCCGGCCCTCCGCAGTCCTCCAAGAACTCCTTGCAGAGGAAGGTCATCCATGAGCAGCGTGACGTTCGAGACCCAACGGACGGCCCTGGCCGACGTGGTGGCCATCCCGGTGACTCCGTTCGCCGAGGACGGCACCGTCGACCAGGACGCCCACCGGGCCCTGCTGCGTCGGCTGCTCGACGGCGGCATCACCACTCTCACCCCGAACGGCAACACCGGCGAGTTCTACGCGCTCACCCCCGACGAGCGCCGCCTCGTCACCGAGCTGACCATGGACGAGGTCGGCGACCGCGCGGTGCTCCTGGTCGGCGTCGGACACGACATCCCGACCGCGATCGCCTCCGCCGAGCACGCCCGCACGATCGGCGCCCAGATGGTGATGGTCCATCAGCCGGTCCACCCCTATGTCTCGCAGAGCGGCTGGGTCGACTACCACCGGGCGATCGCGGAGGCCGTACCCGAACTGGGCGTCGTGCCCTACATCCGCAACGCCCAGCTCACCGGGGAACGCCTCGCCGAACTCGCCGACGCCTGCCCGAACGTCATCGGGGTCAAGTACGCCGTCCCGGACGCCGCCCGCTTCGCCGCCTTCGCCCGCGACGCCGGCCTGGAGCGCTTCGTCTGGGTGGCCGGACTCGCCGAGCCGTACGCGCCCTCCTACTTCTCGGCCGGCGCCACCGGCTTCACCTCCGGACTGGTGAACGTCGCCCCGGCCGTCTCGCTGAACATGATCGAAGCGCTTCGATCGGGTGACTTCCCGGCCGCCATGAAGGTCTGGGAGCAGATCCGCCGCTTCGAGGAGTTGCGCGCCGCCAACGGCTCCGCCGACAACGTCACCGTGGTCAAGGAGGCCCTCGCCTCCCTCGGCCTGTGCCGCCGTGACGTCCGGGCCCCCAGCAGACAACTGCCCGAGGACGAACGCGCCGAGGTCGCCGTCATAGCCGCCGGATGGTCGATATGAACAAGCCCGTCGACAGGAAGAAGCCCGAGAACCTCCGCAGTCACCAGTGGTACGGCACCGACGGCCTGCGCTCCTTCAGCCACCGGGCCCGTACCCGCCAGCTCGGCTACCTCCCCGAGGAGCACCTCGGCAAGCCGGTCATCGCGATCCTCAACACCTGGTCGGACATCAACCCCTGTCATGTGCACCTCCGGGATCGCGCGCAGGCGGTCAAGCGGGGGGTCTGGCAGGCGGGCGGATTCCCGCT encodes the following:
- a CDS encoding NAD(P)-dependent oxidoreductase, encoding MPAPRTVLLTGAAGGLGTLMRDLLPAYGYELRLMDLLPVEDAPDAITADLADREAVREAVRGVDAIIHLAGISLEASFEKILKANIEGTYHLYEAARAEGVPRIVFASSNHAVGFTPRPRDGDPLIPIDTPHRPDTFYGLSKSFGEDLAQLYWDKHGLETVSVRIGSCFPEPTSVRMLSLWMSPADGARLFHAALTAEHVGHTVVYGSSANTRLWWDLSTARALGYEPQDDSEPYAEKLIAEQGELSPGNEAHANLGGHFVNDPPIWPY
- a CDS encoding 5-dehydro-4-deoxyglucarate dehydratase, with product MTSAPLTARLRVPSGPLFFPVTAYGPDGAVDLDACRAHVRQGVDAGAAAVFVACGTGEFHALTPEEFQSCVRAAVAETAGRVPVVAGAGYGTALAVRYARLAEGAGADGLLALPPYLVVAAQEGLLRHYRELAAATSLPVVVYQRDNAVLTPETVVGLARTEGIVGLKDGVGDLDLMTRIVSAVRAEGPATADFLYFNGLPTAELTQPAYRGVGVPLYSSAVFCFVPEIALAFHRALEAGDRAIVERLLDGFYRPFVELRAKGRGYAVSLVKAGVRLRGLDVGGVRPPLHEPAEEHVEQLGPLIERGHALLEECQEDM
- a CDS encoding dihydrofolate reductase family protein translates to MGKVICDITISLDGYSAGHHQTEERPFGDDGGDGSGAALHAWMFDAPEENRAEIDRLNTAGAFVMGRNMFGPVRGAWDRPWNGWWGDDPPFHAPVFVLTHHPRDPQPMDGGTTFHFVTEGITAALDRARAAAGDGDVTVMGGATTVNQYLTAGLVDELRLHIAAFTLGSGTRLFDGVPPLPLRQLTARPTSLVTHLTYAVLR
- a CDS encoding MFS transporter, yielding MTSTASTTWAVGRVLRDRDAGLYLAAVVVSGLGSSALWLVAGVWVKDLTGSDALAALCAFALWAPLLAGPLLGALADRPHRRALLITTDLALAALLLSLFTVDAPGDLWLLYAVLLVYGAAGVVHDAAESALVATTVAPSLLGDFNGLRMTANESMKLLAPLAGAGLYAAYGGATVALLDAVTFVAAAGLYGSVRESAGRATRTDPIAEVDPTARTARTDPTARTARTVRSSRTGRTSAGARYLLAHARLRPLVLAGGVTMLLSGINGSLVFAVVEALGRSPAYAGLLHVAQGAGSIAVGLTTGPLLRRLGERRFAAYGIALTGVAVALRASPEDTVALVCGAAIGAGLPCVLVATLTAVQRDTPPHLLGRATATAQTLLFAPTAVGMAIGAALVGPIDLRVLAVSVGGVCLLPAAVLLRHR
- a CDS encoding TIGR03086 family metal-binding protein, which translates into the protein MTDHGPIPLDLGPQTRLVARLVAAVRDDQLAAPTPCPEYAVRHLLGHLLGLAIAFRDAGRRDLGPTTDTDPQSALPDIGPGWREALPKVLDELAEAWRDPAAWTGETRAGGVSLPGAVAGAVATDELVVHGWDLARATGQPYEADPPALTATHAFLEASVDDPSRGEIFGPVMPVPDDEPLLDRVIGLSGRDPKWKP
- a CDS encoding MBL fold metallo-hydrolase; protein product: MPLSLTVLGTASPHPGPGRPASGYLLRGGGAEIWVEAGFGTFAELQRHTDPTRLTAIWISHLHADHSADLVAALYGFAHGGLTLPAPLPVYAPGDCAARVAGFLGRSDPASLNGVFDFRPLYDGHTVRHWNLTLTARAVVHDVEAYGLRAECQGRVLAYSGDSGPCDALGALAGSADLFLCEADVDTHREGEPQVHLTPEEAGRYAKGAGRLLITHVGPTLTPEGATGRAAVVFGGPTESARVGDTHIV
- a CDS encoding GntR family transcriptional regulator, translated to MTSVPTPIPSRTQFVLEGIKHRILTGQLTPGQALVETELAAQFGVSKTPVREALKTLAGTGLVVMSQYKGVTVRMVDADMAREVYDVRLLLEPEALRRSVRRGAPWDAASDALTRADEATDTAERSLVNREFHRALYVPCGNPLLGRMLDEVRDQAALVSAVAWAADPSWEREAAEHREILRLALDGDADGAAAALYAHIASFVERAFPEARVEAQGPPAP
- a CDS encoding dihydrodipicolinate synthase family protein produces the protein MSSVTFETQRTALADVVAIPVTPFAEDGTVDQDAHRALLRRLLDGGITTLTPNGNTGEFYALTPDERRLVTELTMDEVGDRAVLLVGVGHDIPTAIASAEHARTIGAQMVMVHQPVHPYVSQSGWVDYHRAIAEAVPELGVVPYIRNAQLTGERLAELADACPNVIGVKYAVPDAARFAAFARDAGLERFVWVAGLAEPYAPSYFSAGATGFTSGLVNVAPAVSLNMIEALRSGDFPAAMKVWEQIRRFEELRAANGSADNVTVVKEALASLGLCRRDVRAPSRQLPEDERAEVAVIAAGWSI